A portion of the Plasmodium relictum strain SGS1 genome assembly, chromosome: 11 genome contains these proteins:
- the LRR6 gene encoding leucine-rich repeat protein, putative translates to MLLDLSNCNLRSLEDCDIILEKLIELNSDYTSITYLNVSNNFIKSIKGLRAFENLKVLNISYNELTSLEDDYIPSSTEKIIADHNYLTDICFKSIKKKKKKKDSEEEEDYNEQINRDRDEIKNKKEIEKKDDVNNLVNCFNDSLNSSFYNTFNNNIINEKSFYTNKNLPLNRLTYLDVSYNNIKKLTTFEKYLHVMNKKMKNKNDCYSDDVNIKNYISNKTEQDVMILFFNSLETLYLRGNKLTNLKGLSVFKNLKVLDLRSNLINHPVQLFYILDNKNWLKKYQEKKIQKKSNSYYSYFVYILKKYKNLKNLQNIFLQGNKNVLKPKYLFMNVFNVLRNINTKNKLVTDVINDSSSFHTKDSTIQKEYSNDEKRKKKDSFDSLASTTSELNEEMKDNYVQLYLNKIQEKVEDDEDNDEKKDKLRQKKKNEHEENEDNAIKGKVETSEYDTEEDAQEEKHYQQKRKQYINRKQKDKNEGSNKEEEEEEEEEKEEKEEEGEEEEEEEEEEEEEEEEEEEEEEEEDEDEDEDEDEEEKEKEKDKDKKDKEEEDEVEEEEEEEEEEEEDEEEEEDEEEEEDEEEEKDKEDEEDEEDEEDEEDEEDEDEEEEEEEEEEDEDEDEEEEKEENEKQETKEYKEGKEEKQEREKKQKIKNKIKKKDEDEDESEDEEDTNYDEEDNKEYEKEDKDKDKDKDKNEDENNDYDEGKNGLTFNLKKESYETLIPQKYSNENIKNYNTNKILYHDLKNKKKREISIKMESSHKNKEKLNKKIEREDNGDINDDKTSMNDDFKKKLYTDEYDEDNEKIEKLIQNINLNVTKNSSYLVSFYNKLKKNMNIKNYNDSNNYNLKKNNVDTINKNSKLKKLNFNNIKKLDKLDVKLNKYEKEKGIFNERKEINEFRKKKLKLFKSDDTKKYKETDDIYSKSEVKEKKSIMNNNENKNFIDENIYNEKNRNENSTEIKYNSKLNESCYTSYAKKDNKLAKIIKKRDKKSYCNTHNDEYNNLNNSLEEKEMNTEGNELSYHFSSTLKNKIPNNVLKTILNKNNDIDKSTLTNFSSIDSDVFDSECEENSHPYKNENKEISEGVNNDKIKNVAKNINSDKFLEKGEKNFYKNNTNSKNSIFDRKYCYKYRGSVINDNTSFCNNETINKKYNVINNNREVKKKESINYTDKYEDKKGKRNSIECEYEDVQKRETNIKEYVKDDILKERRKKKEIQNLIINNRNEIKMYDKEENETNEKNKNSNEKIEKMFEKSENECKKDEKKENIIVNIKRKEDIKNEKEKNKEVFRDILKIDLYKNEKAENSCKNNKNNKCEFFNSKTRKLNNCSSSIKSESTDVTERNANKENVRKDKFLLKDNYVDENNFENVNNLNELEISKENNICTYPVHLQNYEIKNMNESVYNETFINRKSNYLLSNNDVSCINKDNLLENKSINSKNTYLINNKTKNDENNENKKICIISTNEKNESLSSLNNSNKMKSLENSNTKDSNLTNNLALYLKDVCFKLGKEKQHSNILLKEKKKLENEIKLLNENKLRYKKKIKNLEKNYNEKNKITKKYQNMNEKLKSIEKIKMDMPKDDINLQNKYIENTMEQLYNIFYDTFGGKHIITKKIENLADVYIKKEKKMEIQMIAQKKELDLLKNVEEIVKKKNEYYKELLKKNEIIKSLNSNLTEITKSVADMKNSIIENENKSKKLLIELSRKDTLLKDLETKSSLIISEKEKKFEKERTHLLELINDKEEKIKCVEQYKDEIKNLEEKLKNYLDKNVNKINDKNYEKIVDKLHDQQIKMHSLLTQKEKIINEKNIQIENLESQLQSWADEATNWIVVADKHTKLIKNHNILKKNYEELKFKYIMDMKYVQSTKNEKVKELIQKFS, encoded by the exons atgctGTTAGATTTATCAAATTGTAATTTAAGAAGTTTAGAAGATTGTGAtataatattagaaaaattaattgaaTTAAATTCTGATTATACAAGTATAACATATTTGAATGTTTCAaacaattttataaaatctaTCAAAGGATTAAGAGCTTTTGAAAATTTGAaagttttaaatatttcCTATAATGAATTAACATCATTAGAAGATGATTATATTCCATCATCTACGGAAAAAATAATTGCTGATCATAATTACTTAACAGATATATGCtttaaaagtattaaaaagaaaaaaaaaaaaaaagacagtgaagaagaagaagattATAATGAACAAATAAATAGAGACAgagatgaaattaaaaataaaaaagaaatagaaaagaaaGATGATGTAAATAATTTAGTTAATTGTTTCAATGACTCATTAAattcttctttttataatactttcaataacaatataataaatgaaaagagTTTTTATACAAACAAAAATCTTCCCTTAAATAGATTAACATATTTAGATGTTAGCtacaataatattaaaaaattaacaacatttgaaaaatatttacatgtcatgaacaaaaaaatgaaaaacaaaaatgatTGTTATTCAGATGAtgtaaacataaaaaattatatttcaaataaaacAGAACAAGATGtaatgattttattttttaattctttagaAACATTATATTTAAGAGGAAACAAATTAACTAATTTAAAAGGGTTGagtgtttttaaaaatttaaaggtTCTTGATCTTCGTTCAAATCTGATTAACCATCCTGTGcaacttttttatattcttgataataaaaattggctaaaaaaatatcaagaaaaaaaaattcaaaaaaaaagcaatagttattattcttattttgtttatattttaaaaaaatataaaaaccttaaaaatttacaaaatatatttttacaggGAAATAAAAATGTCTTAAAaccaaaatatttatttatgaatgtatttaatgttttaagaaatattaatacaaaaaataaattagtcACTGATGTAATTAATGATAGCTCTTCATTTCATACAAAAGATTCTACTATTCAAAAAGAATATTCAAATGacgaaaaaagaaaaaaaaaagattcatTTGATTCTTTAGCATCAACTACAAGTGAGTTAAATGAAGAGATGAAAGATAATTATGTTCAATTATATCTCAATAAAATTCAAGAAAAAGTAGAAGATGATGAAgataatgatgaaaaaaaagataaactgagacaaaaaaaaaaaaacgaacATGAggaaaatgaagataatgCTATAAAAGGAAAAGTTGAAACGAGTGAATATGATACAGAAGAAGATGCTCAAGAGGAAAAACATTATCAACAAAAAAGGAAACAGTATATAAATCGAAAACAAAAAGACAAAAATGAAGGTTCTAATAaagaagaggaagaagaagaagaagaggaAAAAGAGGAAAAAGAGGAAGAAGGggaagaggaagaagaagaggaagaggaagaggaagaggaagaagaggaagaggaagaagaagaagaagaagaagatgaagatgaagatgaagatgaagatgaagaagaaaaagaaaaagaaaaagataaagataaaaaagataaagaagaagaagatgaagTAGAAGAAGAGGAAGAGGAAGAGGAAGAGGAAGAGGAAGATGAGGAAGAAGAGGAAGATGAGGAAGAAGAGGAAGATGAGGAAGAAGAGAAAGATAAAGAAGATGAggaagatgaagaagatgaGGAAGATGAggaagatgaagaagatgaagatgaggaagaagaagaagaagaagaagaagaagatgaagatgaagatgaggaagaagaaaaagaagaaaatgaaaaacaaGAAACCAAAGAATATAAGGAAGGAAAAGAAGAGAAACAAGAACgagaaaaaaaacaaaagataaagaacaaaataaagaaaaaagatgaagatgaagatgaaagCGAAGACGAAGAAGATACTAATTATGATGAAGAagataataaagaatatgaaaaagaagataaagataaagataaagataaagataaaaatgaagatgaaaaCAATGATTATGATGAAGGAAAAAATGGATTAACATTCaatttgaaaaaagaaaGCTATGAAACTTTAATCCCACAAAAATActcaaatgaaaatataaaaaattataatacgaataaaatattatatcatgatttaaaaaataaaaaaaagagagaaaTATCTATAAAGATGGAAAGTTcccataaaaataaagaaaaacttaataaaaaaattgaaagagAAGATAACGGAGATATCAATGATGATAAAACTAGTATGAATGAtgatttcaaaaaaaaactttatacTGATGAATATGATGAAGATAAcgaaaaaattgaaaaattaattcaaaaCATTAACCTAAATGTAACAAAGAATTCGTCGTATTTAGtttctttttataacaaacttaaaaaaaatatgaacataaaaaattataacgaTAGTAATAATTACAAtcttaaaaagaataatgtaGATACAATCAATAAAAATAGcaaattgaaaaaattaaacttcaataatataaaaaaattagataagTTAGAtgttaaattaaataagtatgaaaaggaaaaaggaatatttaatgaaagaaaagaaataaacgaatttagaaaaaaaaaattgaagctTTTTAAAAGTGATGATACaaagaaatataaagaaaCAGATGATATTTATAGTAAAAGTgaagtaaaagaaaaaaaatcgattatgaataataatgaaaataaaaattttattgatgaaaatatttataatgaaaaaaacagaaatgaaaattcaacggaaataaaatataattctaaACTTAATGAATCTTGTTATACTTCATATgcaaaaaaagataataaattagcaaaaattattaaaaaaagagataaaaaaagttaCTGTAATACTCATAATGATGAAtacaataatttaaataatagttTAGAAGAAAAGGAAATGAATACAGAAGGAAATGAATTAAGTTACCACTTTTCGTccactttaaaaaataaaataccaAATAATGTACttaaaacaattttaaacaaaaataatgatattgaCAAGTCTACTTTAACaaatttttcttctattgACAGTGATGTTTTTGATAGTGAATGTGAAGAGAATAGTCACCcctataaaaatgaaaataaagaaatatctGAAGGAGTAAATAAtgacaaaattaaaaatgttgcaaaaaatatcaattcagataaatttttagaaaagggagaaaaaaatttttacaagAATAATACCAATTCTAAAAATTCCATATTTGATAGAAAATACTGTTATAAATATAGAGGAAGTGTAATTAATGATAATACAAGTTTTTGTAACAATGAaactataaataaaaaatacaatgtAATTAACAATAATAGAGAAgttaagaaaaaagaaagtatAAATTACACAGATAAATACGAAGATAAAAAAGGTAAAAGAAATAGTATAGAATGTGAATATGAAGATGTACAAAAAAGAGAAACAAATATCAAGGAGTATGTAAAAGATGACATTTTGaaagaaagaagaaaaaaaaaggaaatacaaaatttgatcataaataatagaaacgaaataaaaatgtatgaTAAAGAAGAGAATGAaactaatgaaaaaaataagaattcaaatgaaaaaatagaaaaaatgttcgaaaaaagtgaaaatgaatgtaaaaaagatgaaaaaaaagaaaatataatagttaatattaaaagaaaagaggatataaaaaatgaaaaagaaaaaaataaagaagtaTTCAgagatatattaaaaattgatttatataaaaatgagaaaGCAGAAAATAGTtgcaaaaataataaaaataataaatgtgaATTTTTTAACTCAAAAACAAGAAAATTGAATAATTGTTCATCTTCTATTAAATCTGAATCAACAGATGTAACTGAAAGAAATGCAAACAAAGAAAATGTTAgaaaagataaatttttactaaaagataattatgttgatgaaaataattttgaaaatgtaaataatttaaatgaactAGAAATTTccaaagaaaataatatatgcaCTTATCCTGTCCATTTAcaaaattatgaaataaaaaatatgaatgaaAGTGTATACAATGAAACTtttataaatagaaaaagtaATTATTTGTTATCTAATAATGATGTATCATGTATAAATAAGGATAATTTACtagaaaataaaagcatTAACTCAAAAAATacttatttaataaataataaaactaaaaatgatgaaaataatgaaaataaaaaaatatgtattatatcaactaatgaaaaaaatgaatcatTAAGTagtttaaataattcaaataaaatgaaatcgTTAGAAAACTCCAACACTAAAGATTCTAATTTAACCAATAATTTAGCTCTATATCTAAAAGATGTTTGTTTTAAATTAGGAAAAGAAAAGCAGCatagtaatattttattaaaggaaaaaaaaaaattagaaaatgaaataaaattgttAAATGAGAATAAActaagatataaaaaaaaaataaaaaatctagaaaaaaattataatgagAAAAATAAGATTACTAAAAAATATCAGAATATGAacgaaaaattaaaatcaattgagaaaattaaaatggaTATGCCAAAAGATGACATAAATTTACAGAACaaatatattgaaaataCGATGGAACAGTTATat aatatattttacGATACCTTCGGGGGAAAGCATATAATAACCAAAAA aatagaaaatttagcagatgtatatattaagaaagaaaaaaaaatggaaattcAAATGATTGCACAAAAGaag GAAttagatttattaaaaaatgtagaagaaatagttaaaaaaaaaaatgaatattacaaagaattattgaaaaaaaatgaaattatcaAAAg cttAAATAGTAATTTAACTGAAATAACAAAAAGTGTTGCTGATATGAAAAATAGCATTattgaaaatgaaaacaaaTCAAAAAAACTACTAATAGAATTATCAAGAAAAGATACCTTACTAAAAGATTTAGAAACCAAAAGCAGTTTGATAATT agtgaaaaagaaaaaaaatttgaaaaagaaagaacACATTTATTAGAACTAATAAATGACAAAG aagaaaaaattaaatgtgtAGAACAGTACaaagatgaaataaaaaaccttgaagaaaaattaaaaaattatttagataaaaatgtaaataaaattaatgacaaaaattatgaaaaaattgtTGATAAATTACATGATCAACAAATAAAGATGCATTCATTATTAAcgcaaaaagaaaaaattataaatgaaaaaaatatacaaattgaAAATTTGGAATCACAATTACAGTCATGGGCAGATGAAGCAACAAACTGGATAGTTGTAGCAGACAAGCATACAAAACTTATAAAAAATCacaatatattaaaa AAAAATTATGAGGAATTAaagtttaaatatataatggaTATGAAGTATGTTCAATCAACTAAAAATGAGAAAGTCAAAGAACTTAttcaaaaattttcataa
- the P12p gene encoding 6-cysteine protein, putative encodes MQIYFSAFYLIIYFLFILCKIKGDCDFSNYSLNLSVNEILNKNEEDNLDNVKYCVKFTKGLEVLTFICPKKSTNYEGIEIRPSNCFETVRINGRNENLGELLKGSVFKNSETDSSIVRKVFISPAITEDMHFECTCDNSLTFKENNMGTRGIMRVQLKKNKIFGCDFDHDGNLFEKSSFVNYYEKSTINSNENITCNVTVNSSEVILGIICPEEYKLFPDNCFENIFHENEIVKINKLVPHDIKLHINKNGRISFASFALNKNEKIKSFSCQCIKNKNSRLSANFEFNLNYESSIFHVYIVSFVIFIFFLITFFLVLKCRIAL; translated from the coding sequence ATGCAGATTTATTTTTCTGCATTTTacttaattatatattttctttttattttatgtaaaattaaaGGTGATTGTGATTTCTCTAACTATTCCTTAAATTTGTCtgttaatgaaatattaaataaaaatgaagaagataaTCTTGATAATGTAAAATATTGTGTAAAATTTACAAAAGGTCTTGAAGTTTTAACTTTTATATGCCCTAAAAAATCTACTAATTATGAAGGAATTGAAATCAGACCTTCTAATTGCTTCGAAACTGTTAGAATAAATGGAAGGAATGAAAATTTAGGTGAATTATTAAAAGGAAgtgtatttaaaaatagtGAAACAGATTCTTCTATTGTAAGAAAAGTTTTTATCTCACCAGCAATTACAGAAGATATGCATTTTGAATGTACATGTGATAACAGTTTAacatttaaagaaaataatatggGTACAAGAGGAATTATGAGagttcaattaaaaaaaaataaaatttttggtTGTGATTTTGACCATGATGGGAATTTGTTTGAAAAAAGTTCATTTGTTAATTACTATGAAAAATCAACAATAAATTCAAACGAAAATATTACTTGTAATGTCACAGTAAACAGTTCTGAAGTAATTTTAGGTATAATATGTCCAGAAGAGTATAAATTATTCCCTGATAATTgttttgaaaatattttccACGAAAATgaaattgtaaaaataaataagttGGTGCCACATGATATAAAATTACACATTAACAAAAATGGGAGAATTTCATTTGCATCGTTTGCATTAAACaagaatgaaaaaataaaaagtttttcATGTCAGtgcattaaaaataaaaattctcgTCTAAGTGCAAATTTTGagtttaatttgaattatgaATCTTCCATTTTCCATGTATACATAGTTTCTTttgtaatatttattttttttttaataactttttttttagtattaaAATGTAGAATTgctctttaa
- a CDS encoding nucleolar GTP-binding protein 1, putative: MKELNLYRFKDIKPVVSAKELVDVVLSKTQRKTPTEIHKGFKITRIRNFYMRKVKICQELFREKLQNIINDFPKLDDIHPFYSDLANILYDRDHYKLALGQCSYVSKAIIRICHDYIKLLKFSSSLYKCKMLKISALGRMCKLVKKLQPSLLYLEEVRQNMSRLPSINPHKKTILLAGAPNVGKSSFINLTSRANVEVQPYSFTTKNLYVGHFDYNLNRYQIIDTPGLLDRSLENRNTIEMTTITALAHINGVILFIIDISEECGVSIKEQVNLFYSIRSLFTNKSIVIGFNKIDKVNIDNLSIDNKLLIKQIVDNITNPIKFCPFSTLTGVGVEEAKIAACDLLKSDQSSSILLDQENLLNNKLNEKGINLNRAPYIPDSVIEERIRKREEQEKILRKDSTLEKKNNDNENKEENNGEEINEENTLRQLKLKKKNKSRQSYLSNRTDNRILQIDLQNQNGGAGVYSVDIRKNYDIKEEYKYDVIPEIYNGKNISDFVDKNIEEKLLELEKEEESLFDKEVQINPLWFKTRKILQRMALRLKGIKISSKLNEEKQPLYHKRNKTVEEIEKKLDELKLNKEKVLKSMTEKSKKSKIPKKEKVKKDICKKKQIKDNIYNDPTKKSKIYLSTSSEIQRVKAYKLNKIAYRKIVKGRKGEADRSIPSKKPRHLFSGKRSIGKTSRR, translated from the coding sequence atgaaggAATTAAACTTATATCGTTTTAAGGATATAAAGCCAGTTGTGAGTGCGAAAGAATTAGTTGATGTGGTTTTATCAAAAACACAGAGAAAAACTCCAACTGAAATTCATAAAGGATTTAAAATAACTAGGATTcgaaatttttatatgagAAAAGTGAAGATATGTCAAGAATTGTTTCGagaaaaattacaaaatataataaatgattTTCCTAAATTAGATGATATACATCCTTTTTATTCAGATTTagcaaatattttatatgataGAGATCATTATAAATTAGCTTTAGGTCAGTGTAGTTATGTAAGTAAAGCTATTATAAGAATATGCCATGATTACATAAAATTGCTAAAATTTAGTTCATCCTTATATAAATGTAAGATGCTAAAAATAAGTGCATTGGGTAGAATGTGCAAATTAGTAAAAAAGTTGCAACCAAGTTTACTTTATTTAGAAGAAGTGAGACAAAATATGTCTCGATTACCTTCTATAAATCCgcataaaaaaacaattttgtTAGCTGGTGCACCAAATGTAGGAAAATcatcatttattaatttaacaTCAAGAGCTAATGTTGAAGTTCAGCCATATTCTTTTActacaaaaaatttatatgttGGTCATTttgattataatttaaatagatATCAAATTATTGATACACCAGGATTATTAGATAGATCATTAGAAAATAGAAATACTATTGAGATGACAACTATTACTGCTCTAGCTCATATTAATGGGGTCATTTTATTCATAATTGATATAAGTGAAGAATGTGGCGTTTCTATAAAAGAACaagtaaatttattttattctataagatctttatttacaaataaaTCGATTGTCATCggatttaataaaattgataaagTTAATATAGACAACTTATCGAtagataataaattattaattaaacaAATTGTTGATAATATTACTAACCCCATAAAATTTTGCCCATTTAGTACTTTAACAGGAGTAGGTGTAGAGGAAGCTAAAATAGCTGCGTGcgatttattaaaaagtgACCAATCATCATCAATTCTACTAGATCAAGAAAATTtacttaataataaattgaatgaaaaaggaataaatttaaatagaGCTCCATATATACCTGATTCGGTTATTGAGGAaagaattagaaaaagaGAAGAGCAAGAAAAAATTCTTAGAAAGGATTCAACattagaaaagaaaaataatgataatgaaaacaaagaagaaaataatggagaagaaattaatgaagaaaatactTTACGTcagttaaaattaaaaaaaaaaaataaaagtagaCAAAGTTATTTAAGTAATAGAACAGATAATCGAATTTTACAAATTGATTTGCAAAATCAAAATGGTGGGGCTGGTGTTTATTCAGTtgatattagaaaaaattatgatataaaagaagaatataaatatgatGTAATTCcagaaatatataatggaaaaaatataagcgATTTtgttgataaaaatatagaagaaaaactcttagaattagaaaaagaagaagagaGCCTCTTTGATAAAGAAGTACAGATAAACCCACTTTGGTTTAAGAcaagaaaaattttacaaagaATGGCATTGAGATTAAaaggaataaaaataagttctaaattaaatgaagaaaaacaaCCATTGTATCATAAGAGAAATAAAACAGTTgaagaaattgaaaaaaaattagatgaaTTAAAATTGAACAAAGAAAAAGTTCTTAAAAGTATGACTGAGAAATctaaaaaaagcaaaattcctaaaaaagaaaaagtgaaaaaagatatatgtaaaaaaaaacaaattaaagataatatatataatgaccCAACTAAGAAATCGAAAATATACTTGAGTACATCATCAGAAATACAAAGAGTTAAAGCTTAtaagttaaataaaatagcTTATAGGAAAATTGTAAAAGGACGAAAAGGTGAAGCTGATAGATCTATTCCATCAAAAAAACCACGACATTTATTTTCAGGAAAAAGAAGTATTGGAAAAACATCAAgaagataa
- a CDS encoding PP-loop family protein, putative — MLCEKCNEKSICLMKPSNKEKLCKECFIKIFEDEIHTTILKKKMFEANDKICIAVSGGKDSSVLTHVLVNIKKKYNYKWDLFLLAIDEGIKGYRDDSLKVVYKLEKLYNLPLKILKFHDIFSYTMDEVVKFIGKKNNCTVCGVFRRQAMEKGALLFNATKLVTGHNADDLAETILMNMCRGDIDKLAKNIDDRTIISPFNNSVEKEKLINNKDQIKNHKDYSNEIENDINKKNIFQNEKYNNDLYQVKTKINTVKNQIQNRVNDNLKKEETINSGITNLEESVNQNNFFLPRLKPLMWCYEKEIVLYAYHLKLDYFSTECTYSPNSFRGNLRIFIKEIETINPQFILNIIHSAEFFYFNINNKKRLNICIKCGAYTSNKVCKACLIVTGLNNYTDNSFLYSNKKKNKKKISIHFEKK, encoded by the coding sequence atgttatgTGAAAAATGTAATGAAAAAAGTATTTGTTTAATGAAACCAtctaataaagaaaaactaTGCAAAGAAtgtttcataaaaatttttgaagATGAAATCCACACgactattttaaaaaaaaaaatgtttgaAGCTAACGATAAAATATGTATTGCTGTGTCAGGTGGAAAAGACTCTAGTGTACTAACTCATGTACTTgttaatataaagaaaaaatataattataaatggGACTTATTTTTGTTAGCAATTGATGAAGGAATTAAAGGATATCGTGATGACTCCTTGAAAGTTGTttataaattagaaaaattatacaatttacctttaaaaattttaaaatttcatgaTATCTTTTCATATACTATGGATGAAGTCGTAAAATTtattggaaaaaaaaataattgtacAGTATGCGGAGTTTTCAGAAGGCAAGCTATGGAAAAAGGAGCATTGTTATTCAATGCAACAAAGTTAGTAACAGGGCACAATGCTGATGATTTAGCAGAAACAATATTAATGAATATGTGTAGGGGAGATATTGATAAGCTAGCTAAAAATATCGATGATCGTACAATTATTTCACCTTTTAATAATTCAgtggaaaaagaaaaattaataaataataaagatcaaataaaaaatcataaagATTACTCtaatgaaatagaaaatgatataaataaaaaaaacatattccaaaatgaaaaatataataatgatttatATCAAGTAAAAACAAAGATAAATACAGTGAAGAACCAAATACAAAATAGAGTAAATGATAAtcttaaaaaagaagaaactATAAATAGTGGCATAACAAATCTTGAAGAATCAGTgaatcaaaataatttttttttgccaAGATTAAAACCATTAATGTGGTgttatgaaaaagaaatagttTTATATGCTTATCATTTGAAATTAGATTATTTTAGTACGGAATGTACTTATTCACCTAATTCTTTTCGTGGAAATTtgagaatttttattaaagaaattGAAACTATAAATCCgcaatttattttaaacatTATACACTCGGcagaatttttttattttaatataaacaataaaaaaaggtTAAACATTTGCATTAAATGTGGTGCATACACATCCAACAAAGTTTGCAAGGCTTGTTTAATTGTTACAGGTTTAAATAATTACACTGATAATTCTTTCCTttattctaataaaaaaaaaaataaaaaaaaaatttctattcatttcgaaaaaaaataa
- the P12 gene encoding 6-cysteine protein, putative, translating to MILKNIFFLTFSAISFFHITTAYDHICDFNDERPLTFQKNQNSNNTKTCKLEPAVMDRVIIKCGSDKLKYKLNPPNCLQEVYETNTLVNKKKIHDVLEGASSIMIRKNPEEDFNDVSLRIPPNIFENKRIFCTCISEKTIRVRKNNEESNKLISNTGIVEIVIPTLKEKIGGCDFTNEKSSLFTKGYDYSLDLSKEENKITCKIPLKGNKLIGFKCPKNSNIKPEDCFVSGYNTKGKLENLQNTFGFTELIMDHYNNIFYSKLPSEINREASFFCLCLLKEKKFVAYFYSGSESKQNENITLPTLSTKKSSSNFVNMSLFILFLYFVSFSFIL from the coding sequence atgattttaaaaaatatattttttttaacgtTCTCTGCTATAAGTTTCTTTCATATAACAACCGCATATGATCATATATGCGATTTTAATGATGAAAGACCTTTAACATTCCAAAAGAAtcaaaatagtaataatacaaaaacaTGTAAATTAGAACCAGCTGTAATGGATAGagtaattataaaatgtggatctgataaattaaaatacaaaCTGAATCCTCCAAACTGCTTACAAGAAGTTTATGAAACAAATACTCTcgtaaataaaaagaaaattcatGATGTTCTAGAGGGAGCTTCCAGTATAATGATTCGTAAAAACCCAGAAGAAGATTTTAATGATGTTTCATTAAGAATACCTccaaatatttttgaaaataaacgTATATTTTGCACATGTATAAGTGAAAAAACTATAAGagtaagaaaaaataatgaagaaagtaataaattaatatcaaATACAGGTATTGTTGAAATTGTGATACCtactttaaaagaaaaaataggaGGTTGTGATTTTACGAATGAAAAATCCTCTTTATTCACTAAAGGATATGACTATTCATTAGATTTAagtaaagaagaaaataaaattacatgCAAAATTCCTTTGAAAGGAAATAAGCTAATTGGTTTTAAATGCCCTAAAAATTCTAATATTAAACCTGAAGATTGTTTTGTAAGTGGATATAACACAAAAGGAAAACTTGAAAATCTGCAGAATACTTTCGGTTTTACCGAATTAATTATGGatcattataataatatattttattctaaATTACCAAGTGAAATAAATAGAGAAGCAAGTTTTTTTTGTCtatgtttattaaaagaaaaaaaatttgttgcTTATTTTTATAGTGGAAGCGAAAGCaaacaaaatgaaaatattaccCTTCCCACTTTATCTACCAAAAAATCAAGTAGTAATTTTGTAAATATGtcactttttattttgtttttatattttgtttccttttcttttattttataa